The genomic DNA aataaatacggtatagcTAATGAGGAACTCTTCCCATCTCCCTTCCCTTGCCGACACGCGTTACGCaaagacgactggggacgagtccgGGAGGAACACCGTAATTTCCCGTAAGCTTCTTAAAAGACAGAAACCGCTATCTGTTGTGAGCGTCGAAAACTGAAGCGTTTGCTGAAAATATCGTTTAGTCTTTCGAAGTGATTCAAAGACAGTGTGAAAATGTCCCGTCAGTAAACCTCAGCGAACATAGATTTTGAAGAAATCTCCTGCGGACATTTCATAGAATGTACCATCTACATAGTCATCGCAATGTATATGTCCATTCACTTTAGCCCCGACATATCGGCTTCGGTATACGAACGCCACGTAGCGGTGCGTTCTTTTCTTAGTCGGTGCCAAAAACCCACTCCACTTTCCGACGAAGGGGATTCCGTCAATTTTTCCCCACTTTTCACATTTCACGGCCAGATTAGAATTATCATCGCTCATCCTTTTAAACGAATTGCAAGAAAATGGGTGGACATCTGTTTCAGCACTGAAAAAGCGGACGACAGCTTCTCCACGGGTGCTGTTAGGGGCGGTGATGACGTGGAAagtatttccttgttttttgctgCAGTGGAATCTCAGTTGGGTGAATTTCAAGTGTGCTCTTAGTCCCTTCATTCCATCTCCAGTTATGGCCATTCTTTGATTGCTGTAATTACTGATCCCGCGGTATGATGTTTCAGCGGTCCAGGAATCATTGTCGCCAAGCACTCCATCAGCTACGATGTTAACCACAAGAAGCCAACCTCctacagcaagaaaaaaagtaaaaacgacGTGTTGCTCATGAGGTTAGAAATTATGTATGggcaaattttattacccaacAACTGATAATAGTTTCGGGAGAAGTAACTGCTTAATGTCCAAGAAAGCTCACTGCGCCACAGGCGTCCCAAGCTCTCGTTACGAGGGTGGAATGTAATTTCTGTTGACGCGGCGAGCGAGTCGGTATCGCGTTACAagacattttttcatttaaaattcaTAGTATTTATCTATATTATGTGTCTTAAGCTGTCCTCTCAAAAGGCGGCCTGAATAGGCCAATCCTTTGGCGCCACgctttattcattcattcattctttctttctttgtttctttcttccttaTCTAGGTAATAGGTTAACTTTGTTACTTTGCTCACATACCATCAAACGTTCTTGAGCTTTCTGGGTTTCTCATTGTATTTATGTAGAGTAGGCTTTTCAAAGCCTTTACTTTTTGTGAGTACTGCAAAATGCATGGAGTCAGGAAATAGAGCGCATTTATAATCTGTTTACCTCCATCTGTTGTCATGTCACAGTAGACTTTTAAAGGGTCTCCATTTTTCTGAGGGTCGATCCAGTACTCCCCGTCACCAGTAGCAGCTCCCCTCTCCATGATATCTTTGCATGAATTACCAGGGTTTGTCGAGACTTTCCCGAGAACCCCTAAAACCGAAATTTGCGTGAGAGTAAACGTTATTTATTTGTAACATTTCCTGAGGCCTTTTGTAGCCAGTAAGAGCATACAGTTTAGTGAAAATTCAGAATAGTTAATGCAACAttcagggcccggttcctgagaggccaattagcgctaatccaggattaagaTTTTGTTCCACtcagtttgtattttattttcctgtgcattgcttagagtaacattttgtgtaaATCGTTACCGTATCTCAGAGTAAAGGCTCAACGGTATTTTGCAACATTGAGTTACATGCTACTAGCAAGAAAACCGTGCTTAAAATTTCGCTttatcctgggttaaacttaaccatcatTCTAAGAACCGGGCCCTGCAGGGgtacaaattattttaaagcatGAAATGGCCCACACTTTTTAGCGCAATCTATAATCAAGGCATGACTAGGGAGGGCACAAAAATCATTGACACTTGATAAGGATTGTCTATATATTTCGTAACAAAGTGTTGTGcatttgtatggagttttcatGTTATAAAAGCTGCTTTGCTACCAGTACAGTAATCAAGATTTAATCTATCAAATCATTCGTTGTGAGGTCATACGGCAGGATGGGAGTTATTGCTTAAGGTGGTCCGAACCTATTGCTTAAAATAGCGTGTTGTTCGTTACATGATCTGGAAAGACAATCTATTCAAGTTTGCGAAGTCCATCAGGAATATCTCCACGTATTCATAGCAATTTTAGTGATCTTAGTTCTGATATAGTAACAGTATATTACAGTTGTTAGTGTGGTTTTATAATAAATGAATTCTCTATATTAAGACTATATTAAAAACCACAtttcgacaaaaaaaaaaatgtaaatagcTCTGAAATCCTTCGACAAATGTTTCCCTCTGACTACTTCAggaaataagcctcagagctctctagttttgtatgcaagtttgaagtcagtCGTTACCTCATACATAACATTTGTCGTAGGGTTtcaaagttatttacatttttttagcaGAAATGACTTTTTACGCTGGTATCTTCAACGTTTTCAATCCTACAAGAAAATCGCCGGCGATTTCTACCATTTTTCATAATGGGGGCCAAAAGTCATAGAGATCAGTTTATTTTCCCTgtgaaaaacgcgattcaaaacataataaaaatatCTAGTGTATAACCTTCTGTACAATATTCCCCTGTATATCCAGCAGAACACACGCATCTGTATCCACGGTCAGTAAATCCTGTTTGGCAGCGGCTATTCGAAGAGCACTGATTGTTAACACAGAAGTTCtgcatttttaaagaaaataaattcacAGTACAGATGTAACGATAAAGCCCATTCACCTAATAATATGCTCAGATGATCAATAACCCAACGTGCAGATTTACGAAATTTAAAGTTATCGGCGAATCATTGTCGCTGGGTTATGAAAAATAGCCGTCAACTCTGAAAGCTTTTAACGGCAGCGTTTCactcaaggtagagtataaccTACAGTTTCTTAGTCTTTCTGCAACTACAATGACCTACAGTGTTAAATACTCCGATAATTTTTATACCTAACCGGCTAAACTATTCTTCTCGCGAATAAATCGTCTCTGAGGTAATATTGACAGAAACAGAGATGCCTTATATTGCCATACCACAGAACACTGAACTGAGGGAGTGACTGCCCCCAAAACAAGAAACGAACCAACCAAGGATTTTTAGAGGGTAAGTCGAGAAGTCTTAACTTCTTTAGTGACCTTTTAAAAAAGGTTATGTATGACCACTCATCCCGGCCACTACCGTCAGCACTACTTCTGATTTACCATCCACACCATCAAAAAAGCTTGGACACACacacaaataaaaatttatttactcCTATTTATATATGTCGTTATATCTTACCAGAGTTGGCCCATAGATGAAGCCAGATCTACGTTTCAAATCTTGAGGATGCAATTCGTGATCTGAGCTACTTAGTTCACAcaaatattttccatttgcaCCAAGTCCAAAATTGATTGACATGCACTCACTCTCCATATAGCATTGCAACTCGCAATCATCTCTAGAATTTACTTCGTAACTTTTAACTAGGTGACCTCCAAGGGCTTTGTCTCTTATTGCACTGCCAAACTTCAGTGTACGACAGTTACCTATTGATTAAAAttagttattattcattcaaaatatttccccgattctgattgggtaaaagcacacgtttaattcaccataaccagttactgatgaccaaatttggaagaattttgactttaacgaggaaatgacgtcaaaaatgcagcgttttcgcaggttaaggcaccgttaacggagaagacctggggacgaggttgaattgttttggttgtgaacttgaaaaaatggcggacatttcactcgtttcaagagtaagaactaggcgaaaaaatagctaaaaacatggcaagaacaggaaggagacaactcgaagggcgacatctgctatttggagaatatttgcggagctggacaaacctaaacgtacactaccGAAGAtcaactgaacatcgatggatcgatggaggtaagcatgttttagctatgtttttaaactaggaattattttgaatgaatagtaaaacagttattgaatttggctttcgtatgatatgaagaattatggagatcgaggagggtgttatccgtcgaggccgtagccCGAGGCGGAttacaccctccgagatctccacaattcttcataagatactcagcctcattcattaactgttaattaatcGTGTATCAAACAACTTCAAgaagtaaaacaaattttcttaatAGTTGAAAGTGTTGTAATATAGTAAGAAAAAGGTCTGGGGGGTATTCCCTTATTTATAAGTCATATAGGtttgtgccgccccaaagggtatggtttttgcgccgtttcggtgtgaaaacgggtatagatttttttttcgtttgggtctggaatcgggtatggttttcaagggaactacgggagtgtactTGTAATTTcagttccaaatgaataagaaatgacaaaattccaatgaataagaaagaaagagtaataagCTAATTCGAAATTGATTTCAacaaatctttttgttggcgttctaatctaagtaataatGACTAATTTCTGCCTATCCCGGGTCTGAAAATCGCTATGGAAATTGaaaccaggtctgaaaacgggtgtagaaaataacatattttagtttggtttgaaatagggtcaggatttggaaaaCCGGGAGGCACagccccaccaagaattcccaggaataCCAGCTCGGGAAAAGGTAGAgacgcacacgagccaaaggcccaaacggccggagcttattTCAGTTTCCTTaacatgaagcatgcctaggagttTGCTACTCTctcctggacgggatgctagtccatggCACCCATTTATACTCTTCGTACACCTGGGTGAAGCCGGTGACAAAGTGGCAATACGCCAAAATAACTTTGCCGGAGCGCAGTTTGGTTAACATTCATCAACGTAATACTTGGAGACTGTGGACACCATTAATGCCAATATCTTTTGCACGTCTCATTTTCTGAAAGATTTGTGATGTCAAAGCTTCGTAATATAATTGTTTTCCTGAGCAGAGAAAGAACAGATTTTTCAGCAGTGcatgaactttttttattttaaagttgcAACCTCGACAGTTTAACTATTATTTAAATATAACTTAACTATAATGAAAAGAATTTATTTCCCCGGGTGGATACAAATGCCAGCCTCTTTCCAATTGTACTGacttttaatttgaaatagtgaaattcatatatttaaCATTTTAACTAAACAATGAGTTGGGAATACGTTGACAGTACATTAAGCTTTTACAGTTGTTGTTAGATAACAGTTTTTTGTTGTCACTATTATAAGCTGCtgtaaaaaattggaaattggCATCAGAACATTTGGCTAAATGTCGGCGAACGTGTATAGTTTTGGAACTGAACGTAGAGGGGAAActcttttttcttgaaaactttcatttttgttgctCTGACGAAATCTCTTgtatcaaaaaaaaataatggtttgCCTCAGTTAGTTTAACACAcacgcattttttaaaaaaaaagactaaggATTTTTAAGAACAATTGTGCTGCGATTCCCCTGGTCGTTATAAAGCCGAATTGTGATGAGAATTTCATACTGATGCCTGCtataaaaattatcattttaactctttttttttgtcgtgGTAGCTTTTTCAAATCActaagataaataaaaaataatgataacaaattACAACAAATATAACTGAACGTGacaataaaaaagaatgaaacttttaaaataatatgaCAAACGTGCGGCCATGAACTATATCTTTTGGGATGGAACATCATAGAAATTGCAACCCACGTTTACCTTCATCCTGTAAACAGCTTCCCAAGGTAAAGAGAAACGCCATCAAACTGAAACCTAACATTGCATACAATATGTTGCACGCCATGAAGTGATGTCAAAACTGTTAAGTCCTTCTGCGATATGCGAGTGTCTCCAGTTATTTATTAATGTATACAAAACAGTCAGTTTTATTGTACTTCTTAAACTCAGGTGCCAAGATACCTGTATCATTTGGCACTGGTTTGAATTTTCATACAAACGTGACCAATgctaataattaatttttcctatctgcacatacaaaaaaaaaacaacaccaacaacaccAAATATCTTCTTTTCGGAGAAGGTCTTGTTAAAGAAAATATGGAtaatttggaagaaaaaaacaacaccaACCCTGTAAAACTCAAATAACTCAGCTTTGCTGGTAAGTATTGtacgcttttttaaaaaaataaattggcaCTTGATAATCCTTGGGCTTAACTGAAAACTTGTTCAGCAGGTTATGTCGTCGTATCTAGGAACgttcaaaaaaattttacagtggaacctctcttCAGGGGACAGCCTTGGGACCAAGGCAAGTATCTGTTAAGCCGCAAAGAGTAACAATTGATGAAAATGTCACATAAACGAGAAATGTAAAATTAACCCGaaatgtaataactttttgacgcaaaatCAAACAATATTTTGAACGCGAAATGtaagcaaaatgttacagcctggaaataactgagagacttggATATAAACGTTGTTGGTAAAGTATACATCGTCTAGTGGTtagaaaaacaagtttatttatagatatttttttataatatcaaaaattaaaacttacaAAAAGTCTTGAGCAGGTGATAGAGTTACAAGTCATGTATAACTTTGGAAAAGTAGTATCATAGGCAGCGGAGTAGGGGGCAAGGGCCGTAGCTCCCacccaaaacaaaaatttggggGGACAGAGCCCCCCACGTTTTGGTGCCTAAAACACTTTTACTGATGTGTTTGACAATACCTGTAACATCAGTGACTTCAGAGCACACATTTTTGCCCTTAGACGGTTCAAGAACAACTGCCCACCGGCATTGTCAAAAATCGATTACGGACACAGTAGACACTGCGTAGATTGCAAAAACATTTGCTGGTGCCTAGACTACGGGtggtcccccatttttcctcagggacagtagagcgagcgaaacgcgagcgcgcgtgaaaattaccccacgcgagaaaaactcgggtggggtgattttcacgcgcgctcgcgtttcgctcgctctactatccctgaggaaaaatgggggactactcgtagtctagcttGTGCCAACAAATAACGCAAAGgacattttggaaaatttgagtAGGGGTTTGCGTATAGATGAGTCAAAGATGAGCCCCCACGTTTCAAAACGCTGCCTCTGAGTAtggacaataacaacaacgctAACGTATTAAACATGACgtttggaaaatatccttttaaAGCTAAGCTAAAGAATATGACTACAAATGTGAACAAAAGAATACTTGTAATATCACACCGTAGGAAACACACACCAGCCAGCAATTAAAAATGAAGTAAAACTTAAGAAAGGTgatagatatgaaatttctcatttcttaccGGTCTTCAAGTAACTGTGAGAAATTTCATACCAACCCAGTCCTGCTGCCTGAAAACTTAACCACGCCGACACCCATTTAACACCGTTGATTATCTCATGCATACTCTGAAAGAAATTAAGACCTAGCGTTTTATTATTTGCCATGCCACTTTTCAGAGGTCATGTGACTTGTACCGCACATGCCTGTTTCAGGATTTAGTTACTATTatcgaaaaacgttttgcaactGGGTTTAtttgatatatttttgtaaCCACCagcaagtttttttctttatctaagTCTCCCAGTTATTTCATCGCTTTAGTCTTGCTTGTTACctttcgcgttaaaaatattgtttcattttgcgtaAAAACGTCgttacatttcgcgtcaaaaattgttacattttgcgccGTAacaagtgtcccctgaatggaggtttaGCTGGGATTTGCTGCCGATAAATTAActaataaatatttttcttttactctgCATCGGAATCTGCTATAAGTAATCATAATTAACTTATCCCTGCTATGGTGTGTGTTGAATTCCCACAAGTGCAGTACATCGATTTAAGTGAGACAGTTCACGTTTTGAAATCGTTCGCCATTGTAACTTGTGAACTCTTAAACTTATCAACGACTGAATTGAGGTGTCCCTCGAATAGAGGTCTGACATCAActgaaagataaaataaatGCGGAGTTTTTCCGATAGACATATCAAaaggcttcggcaaataattgatctgctcgtcACTGACAAATCTCGATATATTGCTcgacctcgtccaataattgttttatcattcgatcacaaagtttgtttttcaatgaatatcttcgggaagcgaagcgatctactattttttcacgcaagagcgatcgcaataAGGAGAAGAGAGGTTTtgtttacgcatgagcagaatattatttgcagccaaacacaacTGAACGACATTGCGCTtaagcagaccattatttgtaggtagttatttgcaggtcacgatGTGGGCTTTCGGCCGATGAAAAGGAAGAAcaatttgcatcgaatgataattCGTCATATTGACAGTGAACGTTAATTCATGAGGGTTAAATGATACAAAATCTTTAAGAGCTCAGAAAATGAACGAAGCTCGATGTCCCCGACTTAATAATTTTCCCTGGCGGTTTTGAGATATGAAGGAATATTTATCAGATATCCTTCaaacagcaattttttttttcagaccaGTGGTTATATGCTATTCTTGCTACGTTTTTAAGCAATAGTTCGATTATTTGTCGCCACATTAATTAAAGCGTCAAATCTTTCggcaaacgtcttccaaatttttcaAACCAGCTGGTTCATTAGAGAATTAACCTGGGGAtgtaagccaatcagaaacgtagaaatatttttaattaatgataaaaattacttttcGGAGGCTGTAAGATAGCAAAGAAGTGTCCAGAATattggaaaatattttttccacagAACAATTTTATTATATCATAGACCACAAGCTTAAAAACACTTGGTTTCTGCTTGATTTTGATGGCTTCGAACTATGATTGCCCTATTCAGACCGAGCTTAACCCCTTATTTAAACTGAGAACGGCCATCAAACTTACACAGGATAATGCACTTATCATCTTCAACATCTAGGTATAAGAGTCGTATAATATTTGATTTACACAATAAATTAATGTGACATCATTATGAAGTCTTATTTATTTGTTGAATTTATTGGCTAAACCCATATTTCACTatttcccccccaaaaattaTAGCTATAAAGCGAAAAACACCCAGTAGGAATGCATCTGATAAAACATTAAGTTGGTTGACACACTGATAATCTTTCtgaaaaataacagtgaagTCATGACGACGACATTTTCATTAAAGAAGGAGACCCCTCTGAATCAAGGTattcgtgagaaaaaaaattattcatgtATAATAAAGGATGCTTCAGCTATTTAAATTAATCTGCCAAAAAAACATCTGTGAAGGAAGCTATGTCAGTGGCAACTACTCCACTGGGTCACTTTTCGACTTCTCTCTCAGTAATAAAATTCTGATCCATCTTCAAgtttgttgtttcattttgttgtgTTTCACATGTGACAGTCTATAAAATTTAATCTACTCCACCTGTTTGGACCAGTGTCTTACAGCTGATATCAAGTAAGCTATCCAAATAACTGAAATAGCAAAGCAGGGAACTGGCCCCTCTCAGCTTTCGTTCCATTGttgtcatctgttttttctgaGTCGCTGAAAGTAACAGAC from Porites lutea chromosome 6, jaPorLute2.1, whole genome shotgun sequence includes the following:
- the LOC140940034 gene encoding uncharacterized protein; its protein translation is MERGAATGDGEYWIDPQKNGDPLKVYCDMTTDGGGWLLVVNIVADGVLGDNDSWTAETSYRGISNYSNQRMAITGDGMKGLRAHLKFTQLRFHCSKKQGNTFHVITAPNSTRGEAVVRFFSAETDVHPFSCNSFKRMSDDNSNLAVKCEKWGKIDGIPFVGKWSGFLAPTKKRTHRYVAFVYRSRYVGAKVNGHIHCDDYVDGTFYEMSAGDFFKIYVR